GCGGGCGGACTGGATCGCCCACGCGGTGTTCAGCACCTGTTGCGCGGCGACGGTCTGCTGCAGCAGGTCGTGTTTGGTCAGGGTGATCTCATCGAGGCGGGTGTCCTCGAACGCGGCGGTCAGCAACTGCATCGCGGCATGGAGTTTCTCCGCGGCGGTGGTGTTGTTGGTGTCCCCTCCCATGAACTTATGGTACGCGTGTTCGATGCTGGTGGCAAGGGTTGATCGCCTGTATTTCGTGTCCTGTGAGTGTTTTTCGTGGATTCCTTAGTGCCCCGGGTTGTTGCTGTGCGTGGTGGTTGACCTCGATACGTCCTCGCCTAGCGGCTCGGACTACTCGGCCAACGCGGGGGCGGTCACTCGGCCGGCGCGGTCGTCCTTCGGCATCGCAGGGGTGGTCACCCAGCCCGGCGCGGGGTGGTCACCCAGCCCGGCGCGGGGTGGTCACCCAGCCCGGCGCGGGGGTGGTCGCCCGGCCGGCGCAAGGGCGGTCGCCCGGCCGGCGCAGGGGTGGTCACCCGGCCGGCGCAGGGTGGTCACTCGGGCAGCTCGGAGTGGCGACGCGCCAGCTCCGTCGCCGGCGGGCAGCGCGGCGGAGGTCGACCTCGTGCTTCGGCGCAGTAGGTTCGGAACTGTCAGCATCCGTCGGACGATCGGAAGGGCTCATGGACACCAAGACCTGGTGGATCATCATCGCCATCCTCGTAGTGATCGTGATCCTCGTCCTCATCGCGATGTGGCAGGGGAAGCGCCGCGCTGTGGCCAGGCGGGAGGAGGTCCGCGAACTGCGCGGGCAGGCCAAGGGCAACGAGACGACCGTGGCCGAGGCCGGGCAACGCGCTGCCGACGCCACCGCCGCCGCGGAGCGGGCACGCGCCGCGGCCGACGCGCAGGAGGAGAAGGCCCGGAAGCTCGAGGCGGAGGCCGAGTTCGAGCGCAACGCGGCAGCGGCCATCGAACGAGATCACACCGAGACGCTGCGGCGCGCGGACCGGCTCGACCCGGACACGCCGACCGACCGTGCGGGCAACCGCATCCAGGGCGCCGGAGCCGGAGGCGGCACAGGGGAGAGCCCGATCGACCCCGCGACCGGGAGGCCGGTCGAAGAGGCCGTGCGACATGACGACCCACCGCGGGCCGACAAACTCGCCGAGCCGGGGAGCGGCGACGTGGACGACGCGACCGGGGACGACAACGGGCCGGAGAGCTGAGACCCTCCGAGCCCCAGGCTATTTCGCCTGATAGAGCGCGGTGATCACGCCGCGGGCCAGCAGGTTGCCGCCGGTCGTGAAGGTGGCGACCGCCGGGCTGACGCTGTCGTCCAGGCCGAGGTCCGCCCCCACCGCGTGCACGGCGAACATGTAGCGGTGCGGTCGGTCGCCGGCGGGCGGCGCCGCACCGCCATACGCCTTGGAACCGAAGTCGTTGCGCACGTGGAAGGCTCCGGCGGGCAGGTCGCCACCGCCACCGGCACCCGCGGGCAGCGAGGTCACGTCGGCAGGTATGCCGAGCAGCAGCCAGTGCCAGAAGCCCGACGGGGTCGGCGCGTCCGGGTCGAAGCAGGTCACCACATAGCCGGCGGTGCCCTCCGGGGCACCACTCCAGGACAGCTGCGGCGAGGTGTTGCCACCGGTGAATCCCCAGTCGTTGAAGACCTGTTCGTCCGGGAGCGGGTCGCCGTCGGAGAACGACTCACTGGTCACAGTCAGCGCAGGGACCGTGGGGAGCAGGGCGTAGGGGTCGGGTGCTTCAGGGCGTTCCAGATCCATGTCCCCAACGTACTCGCCTACGCCGTGACGCGAGCCGCCTCCATGATCAGGCTGTATGACGCCTGCCGCTCCTTCGGGTCGTGCACGTTCGTCGTGATCATCAGCTCGTCGGCCCCGCAGGACGTGGCGCGGTCCGTGATCCCGGCATACACCTCGTCGCCCGTGCCCGCGGTGACGAACCGGCCGAGGTTGTTGACCAGGTGCTCCTCCATCTCGGTCCACTCGTGAGCCGCAGCCTCCTCGGGCGTGGGCATCGGTCCCGGGCGGTTCTGCCGCAGACGCACCGTGGACAGGAACGCCGCGCGCTCCAGTTCCCTTGCCCGCTCTGGGGTTTCGGCAGCGATCGCCGATACGGCCAGCATGCTGTGCGGCTCATCCGGGCAATCCTGGCGGCCATTGGGCTGGAACGAGCTGCGGTAGGCGTCGAATGCGTCCGTCGGGTCGACACTGCCGAAATGCCCGGCGAAGGCGAAGTTGGTGCCGAGCACGCCGGCTGCCTGTGCGCCATACATGCTGGAGCCGAGGATCCAGATCGGCGGCAACGGCACGTCCCGCGGCTGCGCGCTGATCGGCGCGAACGGGTGGTCTTCGGGGAAGCCGTCGACATACGCACGCAGCTCGGCGTACTGCTGCGGGAAGTCGTCCGCGGTCAGCGCCTCCTTGCTGCGGCGCAGCGCGAAAGCGGTCAGCTGGTCGGTGCCGGGTGCGCGCCCGAGACCCAGGTCGATCCGCCCCGGGTGCAGAGCTTCCAGCACCCGGAACGTCTCGGCGACCTGCAGCGGCGCGTGGTTGGGCAGCATGATGCCGCCGGCACCCACCCGGATCCGCTCGGTGGCGGCTGCGACCGTGGCGATCATGACGACCGGCGAGGAGCTCGCAACGCTCGGCAGGTTGTGGTGCTCGGCGACCCAGAACCGCTCGTAACCCAGTGATTCGGTGTGTTGCGCCAGCGCGACGGTTTCGCGCAGCGCGTCGGACGCGGTGCGCCCGGCGGAGATGGGGGAGAGATCCAGCACGGAGAGAGGTATGGCGGTATCGGTCACGACACGTGCAACACCACCGACAGGCGGTGGCATTCCGCCGGTCGAGACAGCCGGTTACCAATGGGTAAGGTTCGTGCATGGAACCGATCTACACCGGCGTGATCACCTTCGCCCGCGGCGTCTTCGCGTTGCAGGGGCTGAAGTTCGAACGCACCGGGTCCGAGAACATCCCACGCACGGGTGGCGCGGTCATCGCGATGAACCACATCGGCTACTTCGACTTCTCCTACGCCGGGTACTCGGCGCTCGACGTCGGGCGACTGGTGCGCTTCATGGCCAAGAAGGACGTCTTCGAGCACAAGGTGTCCGGTCCCCTCATGCGCGGGATGAAGCACATCCCAGTGGACCGCTCGGCGGGCGCGGACGCCTATCGAGCGGCGGTGGATGCGCTGCGCGCCGGCGAACTCATCGGCGTGTTCCCGGAGACGACCATCTCGCAGTCCTTCGAACTGCTGCCGTTCAAGTCCGGTGCGGTCCGGATGGCGAAGGAGGCCGGTGTTCCGGTGATCCCGATGATCCTGTGGGGCTCGCAACGGGTGTGGACCAAGGGTCAGCCGCGGAACATGTGGCGGCCGAAGGTGCCGATCCGGATCGACGTCGGCGCCCCGATCCCGATCGCGGCGGACGCGGACGTCGAGGCGGAGACCGTCGCCCTCCGCACCCGGATGGAGACGATGCTGCACGCCGTGCAGGAGGGCTACGAACCGCTGACCGGCGGCGATCTGAAGTACCTGCCGGCCCGCCTCGGCGGCACCGCGCCCATACCCGAGGAGGCTGAGCGGCGTACCGAGGGGCAACAGCCCTGACCGCCACGGGTTGTCGGTGCCCGGTCACAGACTGACACCATGACTTCCGTGACCTCCCCGAGCATCGAAACCGTCGCCGACGACGTACTGGGTGTCCTCGCCGGCCCGGACGCGCACCTGCGTGACGGGCAGCTGGAGGCGCTGCAGGCCCTCACACGGCCGGGTGCGAGGGTGCTGGTGGTCCAGGCGACCGGTTGGGGCAAGTCGGCGGTCTACTGGATCGCGACGTCCTGGCTGCGTGCCCAGGGCCGCGGCCCGACCCTGGTCATCTCGCCACTTCTGTCGCTGATGCGGGACCAGGTCGCGGCGGCCTCGCGCGCCGGGTTGCGCGCGGCGACGCTGAACAGTTCGAACGTCGGGGAGTGGCAACGGATCGAGGCCGACCTCGCCGCGGGTGAGGTCGACGTGCTGCTGGTGTCACCGGAGCGCCTGGCCAACCCCACCTTCGGCGCACGTGTGATGGAGGCTCTCACCGGCGCCCTCGGTCTGGTGGTCGTCGACGAAGCGCACTCGGTGTCGGACTGGGGCCACGACTTCCGGCCGGACTATCGCCGGGTCACCGACGTGCTGCGCCGGCTCAACCCCGACACGCCGGTCCTTGCCACGACCGCCACCGCCAACGCCCGCGTCGTGGAGGACATCGCCGCACAGTTCGGCGACGACACGGTGGTGCTGCGCGGACCCCTGGCGCGGGCCAGTCTGCAATTGGCCGTGCTGCTCCTGATGGACCCGTTGCAGCGCTTCGCCTGGGTGGTCGACCACCTGCCGCAGCTGGCGGGGTCGGGCATCGTCTACACGCTGACCGTGGCCGACGCCGAGCGGCTCACCGAAGCGATCCGCAGCAGGTATGGCGCGCAGCTGCCGGTCGCGGCCTACACCGGACAGCTCGACTCCGACAGCCGCGAGTCGCTGGAGGCCGACCTGAGGGACAACCGCGTCAAGGCCCTGGTCGCCACCTCGGCCCTCGGGATGGGCTACGACAAGCCGGACCTCGGATTCGTCATACACGTCGGAGCGCCGCCGTCCCCGGTGTCGTACTACCAGCAGGTCGGGCGTGCCGGGCGCGCGATCGACCACGCCCTGGTGGCGCTGCTGCCCTCGGCGGGCGACGACGGCGTGTGGGACTACTTCGCGACCGCGACCATCCCCAAGGAGCCGCAGGTCCGCAGCCTGCTGGACACCCTCGGCTCCGCCGAGGCGACGATGTCCGTCCCGCAGCTGGAGGCCGAGACGGGACTACGGCGCACAAAAGTCGACCTGCTGCTGAAGCAGCTGGCGGTCGACGGCATCACCGAACGCTCGGCGGACGGCTGGCGGGCCACGGGCACGCCGTGGCGCTACGACCAGGACCACTACGACGGGGTGCTCGCGGTCCGGCGGCGCGAAGCCGACATCATGCGGCGCTACATCCGCGGCGAGCAGTGCTTGATGCAGTTGCTGCAGCAGTCGCTGGACGACCCGGACGCCGCGCCGTGCGGCCGTTGCTCGGTCTGTCTCGGGCAGCTGCCGGATCCACTGGGTGCGCAACCGGCACCGGACACCATGGCACAGGTCCGGCAGGTGCTCCGCACCGAGCAACACCTGCTGGAGCCACGCAAGATGTGGCCGGGCGGGGCGTTCGGGCGCCGCGGCCGGATCCCGGCAGCCGAGGCGGCCGACGAGGGCCGGGTGATCGTGCACGCGGACGCCGTGGAGTGGGGCGACCTGCTGGCCGGGCCGTTGCGCCACGACGCGCCGCCGCCGGCGGACCTGCTCGACGCGTGCGTGCGCACGCTGGCGCAGTGGTCGTGGTCCACGCGGCCGCAGCTCATCGTCGGCCTCAGCGCACTCGGACATCCCCAACTGGTCGGCGGGGTCGTGGAGTCACTGGGCGCTGCCGGCCGCTTGCCGACCGCGCCGTGGCAGTTCGACGGGACGCCGCCGGCCGACGCGGCCTCCGTCGACGAGGCGACCTTCTGGCGGGACGCACTCCAGGACAGCACCGTGCCGGACGTCGCCGACCGGACGGTCCTGCTCGTGGTCGACCGGTCCTCGTCCGGGTGGGCTGTCACCCTGGCCGCGGCGACCCTGAGAACCGCCGGTGCCAACGCGGTGCTGCCGTTGCTGTTGCACCGTTCCGTCGGCTGAGATTGCGGTTCGCCGGGCGTTCACGGAGGGTTCCATCGGATCGGGTAGCTTCGCAGTCATGCGTGCACTCACCGTCATACCTGGACAGTCCGGCAGTCTCTCGGTCGAGGACATGCCCGAGCCGGACGACGCGCTGGGTGACGTGCTGGTCGACGGCCTGGCCGTCGGGGTCTGCGGCACCGACCACGAGCTCGCGGACGGCTCCTATGGCTGGGCACCCGACGGATCCGAGCGGTTGATCCTCGGCCACGAGGCGCTCGGGCGGGTGCGTGAGGCCCCGAGTGGCAGTGGCTTCGCCGCCGGTGACCTCATCGTGGGTGTGGTCCGTATGCCGGACCCGGTCCCGTGCGGTGCCTGCGCGCACGGCGAGTGGGACATGTGCCGCAACGGTCGGTACACCGAGCACGGCATCAAGCAGTTGCACGGCTTCGCCGCCGAGCGCTGGCGGGTCCAGTCCGCGCACGCGGTGAAGCTGGACCCGGCCCTCGAAACCGTCGGCATGCTGATGGAACCCACCACGATCGTCGCGAAGGCGTGGGAACAGGTCGACCGGATCGGTGGCCGTGGCTGGTTCGAACCGCGCTCGGTGCTGGTGACCGGCGCCGGGTCGATCGGCCTGCTCGCGGCGATGATCGGCACCCAACGCGGGCTGGACGTGCACGTGCTGGACCGGGTGACGGAGGGGCTCAAACCGGACCTGGTCGGCGACCTCGGCGCGACCTACCACTCCGAGAACGTCGACCAGGTCATCAAGTCCGTCGAGCCGGACGTGGTCATCGAAGGCACCGGCGCCACGCCGGTCCTCGGCGCCGTGCTGGCCAACCCGAAGCCCTACGCGATCACCGTGCTGACCGGCATCTCCGACCCGGGTGAGCAGGAGACCCTCGACCTGGGCACGATCAACCGCTCGACGGTGCTCGGGAACAGCGCCGTCGTCGGCTCGGTCAACGCCAACCTGCGGCACTACCGGGCCGCGGCAGAAGCACTTGCCGCCGCCGACCTCGGCTGGCTGGAACGACTGGTGACCCGCCGCGTCCCGCTGGAGAAGTTCGCCGACGCGTTCGCCGCACAGCAGGACGACGTCAAGGTCGTGCTGACCATCGGCTGACCGGGCACCCGGCCTGTCGGTCGTCTCGGGGACAATGTGCAGGTGCGTTCCACGGCCAGCATCATGCATCTGGACCTGGACGCCTTCTTCGCCGCCGTCGAGCAGCGCGACAAACCGTCACTGCGCGGCAAACCGGTGTGCGTCGGGGGCATCGGCGCGCGCGGTGTCGTCGCCACCGCGTCATACGAAGCCCGTCGCTTCGGTGCGCGCTCGGCCATGCCGACCGCGGAGGCCCGGCGCAGATGCCCACCCGGCACCGCGTTCCTCTACCCTCGCGGCGACGCGTATCGGGCATCGAGCCGGATCGTCATGGACCTGCTGCGGCAGGTGTCCCCGCTGGTCGAACAGGTCAGTGTGGATGAGGCGTATGTCGACCTGGCGGCCGGGGAGGGGCTCGATCTGACTCCGGACGGGGTCCGCGCCACCGTCAACGACCTCCTGCGCGAGATCACCGCAGCCACAGGTGGTTTGACCGCCTCTGCCGGCATCGGCACGTCGAAGATGCTGGCGAAGATCGGCTCCGACCTGGACAAGCCCGCAGGGTTGGTGCTCGTGCCACCGGGCCAGGAGCTGGAGCTGCTGGCCCCACTGTCGGTGCGGGTGGTGAGCGGCATCGGTCCCGCCACCGAGGCCCGGCTGCGCAGCTTCGGGGTGGAGACGGTCGCCGACCTGCAGCGGATGGAACGCCCCGACCTGGTGAGCATCTTCGGGTCGGCGCACGGCGGCAGCCTCTACGAGCTGGCGCGTGCCCGGGACGACCGGGAGGTGGTCGTCGAGCGGGAGGCCAAGAGCGTCTCCGCGGAGGAGACCTTCG
This genomic window from Flexivirga oryzae contains:
- a CDS encoding YbhB/YbcL family Raf kinase inhibitor-like protein, which produces MDLERPEAPDPYALLPTVPALTVTSESFSDGDPLPDEQVFNDWGFTGGNTSPQLSWSGAPEGTAGYVVTCFDPDAPTPSGFWHWLLLGIPADVTSLPAGAGGGGDLPAGAFHVRNDFGSKAYGGAAPPAGDRPHRYMFAVHAVGADLGLDDSVSPAVATFTTGGNLLARGVITALYQAK
- a CDS encoding MsnO8 family LLM class oxidoreductase, which produces MTDTAIPLSVLDLSPISAGRTASDALRETVALAQHTESLGYERFWVAEHHNLPSVASSSPVVMIATVAAATERIRVGAGGIMLPNHAPLQVAETFRVLEALHPGRIDLGLGRAPGTDQLTAFALRRSKEALTADDFPQQYAELRAYVDGFPEDHPFAPISAQPRDVPLPPIWILGSSMYGAQAAGVLGTNFAFAGHFGSVDPTDAFDAYRSSFQPNGRQDCPDEPHSMLAVSAIAAETPERARELERAAFLSTVRLRQNRPGPMPTPEEAAAHEWTEMEEHLVNNLGRFVTAGTGDEVYAGITDRATSCGADELMITTNVHDPKERQASYSLIMEAARVTA
- a CDS encoding lysophospholipid acyltransferase family protein, translated to MEPIYTGVITFARGVFALQGLKFERTGSENIPRTGGAVIAMNHIGYFDFSYAGYSALDVGRLVRFMAKKDVFEHKVSGPLMRGMKHIPVDRSAGADAYRAAVDALRAGELIGVFPETTISQSFELLPFKSGAVRMAKEAGVPVIPMILWGSQRVWTKGQPRNMWRPKVPIRIDVGAPIPIAADADVEAETVALRTRMETMLHAVQEGYEPLTGGDLKYLPARLGGTAPIPEEAERRTEGQQP
- a CDS encoding RecQ family ATP-dependent DNA helicase — its product is MTSVTSPSIETVADDVLGVLAGPDAHLRDGQLEALQALTRPGARVLVVQATGWGKSAVYWIATSWLRAQGRGPTLVISPLLSLMRDQVAAASRAGLRAATLNSSNVGEWQRIEADLAAGEVDVLLVSPERLANPTFGARVMEALTGALGLVVVDEAHSVSDWGHDFRPDYRRVTDVLRRLNPDTPVLATTATANARVVEDIAAQFGDDTVVLRGPLARASLQLAVLLLMDPLQRFAWVVDHLPQLAGSGIVYTLTVADAERLTEAIRSRYGAQLPVAAYTGQLDSDSRESLEADLRDNRVKALVATSALGMGYDKPDLGFVIHVGAPPSPVSYYQQVGRAGRAIDHALVALLPSAGDDGVWDYFATATIPKEPQVRSLLDTLGSAEATMSVPQLEAETGLRRTKVDLLLKQLAVDGITERSADGWRATGTPWRYDQDHYDGVLAVRRREADIMRRYIRGEQCLMQLLQQSLDDPDAAPCGRCSVCLGQLPDPLGAQPAPDTMAQVRQVLRTEQHLLEPRKMWPGGAFGRRGRIPAAEAADEGRVIVHADAVEWGDLLAGPLRHDAPPPADLLDACVRTLAQWSWSTRPQLIVGLSALGHPQLVGGVVESLGAAGRLPTAPWQFDGTPPADAASVDEATFWRDALQDSTVPDVADRTVLLVVDRSSSGWAVTLAAATLRTAGANAVLPLLLHRSVG
- a CDS encoding glucose 1-dehydrogenase: MRALTVIPGQSGSLSVEDMPEPDDALGDVLVDGLAVGVCGTDHELADGSYGWAPDGSERLILGHEALGRVREAPSGSGFAAGDLIVGVVRMPDPVPCGACAHGEWDMCRNGRYTEHGIKQLHGFAAERWRVQSAHAVKLDPALETVGMLMEPTTIVAKAWEQVDRIGGRGWFEPRSVLVTGAGSIGLLAAMIGTQRGLDVHVLDRVTEGLKPDLVGDLGATYHSENVDQVIKSVEPDVVIEGTGATPVLGAVLANPKPYAITVLTGISDPGEQETLDLGTINRSTVLGNSAVVGSVNANLRHYRAAAEALAAADLGWLERLVTRRVPLEKFADAFAAQQDDVKVVLTIG
- a CDS encoding DNA polymerase IV, with amino-acid sequence MRSTASIMHLDLDAFFAAVEQRDKPSLRGKPVCVGGIGARGVVATASYEARRFGARSAMPTAEARRRCPPGTAFLYPRGDAYRASSRIVMDLLRQVSPLVEQVSVDEAYVDLAAGEGLDLTPDGVRATVNDLLREITAATGGLTASAGIGTSKMLAKIGSDLDKPAGLVLVPPGQELELLAPLSVRVVSGIGPATEARLRSFGVETVADLQRMERPDLVSIFGSAHGGSLYELARARDDREVVVEREAKSVSAEETFEHDVVDHDVLDAELVSLARRTAARLGKSAAFARTVTIKVRQHDFATSTRSETLLHPTGDAGVILDVARRLLAGVDVSNGLRLLGVGVSGLSTHAQEQLRFDEDHDPLLPIGEADAEVPATPAGDVRRTPGPAAYTGDGPPDWWPGQDVEHTEQGTGWVWGSGLGRVTVRFEGPTTGPGPVRTFRADDPALRKTGPPQW